CGCAACAAAGAATTTTTTGATGACATGGAAGGCGACAAGTGGAAAGACTTTGTTGAAAGTATCAAGACAAGTGGTATTATACAGCCTTTAATAGTAACTGATGATTACATTGTTATTTCAGGACATCAGAGACTTAAGGCTGCGAAAGAGTTAGACATGAAAGAGGTACCTTGTGAAATACATGAGTATACTGACAAAGATGGTATCACTGCGGAAGATTGGAAACTTAAGGATTTGCTTGAATCAAATTTAATGCAGAGAGGCATAGGAAACATCAATCCTATGAAGTCGGCGAGATGCATCGGTGAACTTAAAAGAATCTATGATATTAAGAAAGGCAGACCAAATAATAACAATAATGGAACAGAAAAACAGACGCCTGGCGTCTATTTTATTAAAACACAAAAAGAACTTGCTGACAATTTAGGAATATCAGAAAGCCATTTAAAAGAATTAAATCAACTCAACAATTTGATACAGCCGTTCCAAAACCTTGTTGAGTTCGGCAGTGGTGAAAATAGCCTGCCATTAAAATTAGCATATTTTCTTGCTTCACGTACCAAAGAAGAACAAGAAGAACTTTATCAAGTATTCGGTGACACGATAGGCAAGTACAAAAAAACAGAAATCGAGCAATATCAAAAAGATATGGAAGAAATGCGCAGGAAAATGTCTGATATGCAAAACCTAACAAGGTCATTGACACAACAGAAACAAGAATTAGAAAAGCAGAAAACAGAACTTGAGCAAAAGCTTAAAAACATAAAACCTGAAGTAATAGAAAAAGTACCTGACGATTATCAGGACTTAAAAGAAACATTGAGAATTGTAAAAGAACAATCAAAACACGTTGAGGAACGTCTAAAAGAGCTTGAAAGTGAACGCCAAAATCTTGAGAAAGAAAAACAAGAATATTTAAAGGCACTTGAGGATTTAAAGACAAAAAACAAGAAACTTGAAAAAGAAAATCAGGAATATCTTAATAAGTTAACTGATTATGACCATGTGTATGCAGAACAAAGAATTAATTATAATCTGACAAGAGAAATATCGGACTTTATTGGAATTATTAAAGACTATACTGAAAAAATAGATGTGCTTTTAACCAGTAAAGGAGACTTGCAAGATAAAAATGTTGAAATACTTGTACAAAGACTTGCAAATACGCTTGATGAAGCTTTGCAGAGAATTGATAAATGGAATACAAAAGGAGTGATGAATGTTGAATACCGAATTATTGGCAATTAATCCTGATTCATATATATTTAAGCAAGCTGAAGAAAAAGTCAGAAAAGAACTCAATATAGCTTTTGAGATATTCATAGCAAGACAATATTCATGTATTCATTATTCTGAACTGATGGACGACATTCCCGAAGGACTTGCTTCAAAAGATAGGTTGATAAAATGGCTTAATGATGCCAAATATAAAGGGAAAATATCGAGAAAAGGCGTAATAACTTTGTATAGAGAAAAAAATCCTCAATACTTCACGAATGGTATATGGCAGGCAAGCTCATTTTGCAATTTTATATTGTTCATGAAAGAAACTTTGCTGGATAAACAGTATACCAAAAAACAGGAGATTGCAGATACCTTTAAAAGATCTTTTCAGAATGATGAGTGGTACAATTCTGCTGTTGCTGTTTCAGGTGCAAAGCTTTTGGAGGACTTGTATGACAGACATGCACTGCTGACTGATACTGCAAGAGCGTATATAAGAGAAGTCAAGCTTGTAAGACAGATGCTTTCCAGAGTTGGAAAGATAATAGGCAGAGATGGCAAGAACCACGACATAAGCGATCTTAAGGAAGATATGACCGACATTGTTGAGCATGTATTTAAAGAGGCTCTTAAAAATGCCTTTCAGTTGTATGCTGATAAACCTGAACAGAAATGTTATTTGAAATATGAAAAGGCTATTAGGCAAAATTTGATGGATATACAAAATTCAGAATTGTTGCTGTTGACGTAGAAAAGAGGTGATGACAATGCCTAAAAAAGACAACAAGGTTGAGATTATGAAACTGGAAGATGACGAAGGCTATTTGGTGTATGTGTCTAAACCGCCTAACTGTATGAGTTATGGCAAGACGCCTGAAGAAGCCTTAAGGAATCTTAATGATACTATCAAATACTTAATTAAGACTGCAAAGGAACTGGAAAAAGTTAAGGTGATATAAATGTTTGCAGATAATGCAAGAATTAAGGTTGTCAAAATCAATTTTAAGGGTTGTGAAGATGAGCTTTTTTTTGCTAGCTTGATTGACTATCCTCGATATTCAGGCTCTGGCAAAACTTCTGAAGAAGCAATTCAAGATTTGTATAATAAAGTTAAATATCAAGTAGAAGAAGCAAAAGAGCTGGAAAGGCTGCTGTAAATGGTATGCGCATACCTTAAATTGTGGACAAGTATGTGCATAAGTATGTTAATAAGTTAATAAGAAGTGTGAACAAGCAGGCTCGATGCCTGCTTTTTTTATGGAGGTGATAATTTGAAAAGTAAAATATTTAAGTTGGCAATATTGCCTGCTCTAATAGTACTGGTAATAACATTTGTAATAATCAGTACACAAACATCAACAAGTACAATAGTAATTGCCAAAGCAAATATAAGTTCAGGAACAATAATAACAAATGACAATGTAAATGAGCTGTTA
This portion of the Thermoanaerobacterium sp. RBIITD genome encodes:
- a CDS encoding ParB N-terminal domain-containing protein; translated protein: MQMIKVELLKVHPRNKEFFDDMEGDKWKDFVESIKTSGIIQPLIVTDDYIVISGHQRLKAAKELDMKEVPCEIHEYTDKDGITAEDWKLKDLLESNLMQRGIGNINPMKSARCIGELKRIYDIKKGRPNNNNNGTEKQTPGVYFIKTQKELADNLGISESHLKELNQLNNLIQPFQNLVEFGSGENSLPLKLAYFLASRTKEEQEELYQVFGDTIGKYKKTEIEQYQKDMEEMRRKMSDMQNLTRSLTQQKQELEKQKTELEQKLKNIKPEVIEKVPDDYQDLKETLRIVKEQSKHVEERLKELESERQNLEKEKQEYLKALEDLKTKNKKLEKENQEYLNKLTDYDHVYAEQRINYNLTREISDFIGIIKDYTEKIDVLLTSKGDLQDKNVEILVQRLANTLDEALQRIDKWNTKGVMNVEYRIIGN
- a CDS encoding type II toxin-antitoxin system HicB family antitoxin, translated to MPKKDNKVEIMKLEDDEGYLVYVSKPPNCMSYGKTPEEALRNLNDTIKYLIKTAKELEKVKVI